Genomic segment of Iocasia fonsfrigidae:
CAGGTTTCTTTACTGCTGTTATGCGGGTTTCACTGGGAACGGGAACTATTTTTGCTTTTCCAGGGAGTGTTTTTGGGGGATTGGTAGTTGGTTATTTTTATAAGATAGGCAAAAAAGATTATGCTGCATTTACTGAGCCACTGGGTACTGCCCTGATAGGTGGAACATTAAGTGCACTTTTATTTGCCCCTGTAATTAATGCAGAAGGCAGTATCTGGTTTTTCATTTATCTTTTTGCTTTAAGTAGTGTACCAGGGGGTATTATTGGATATTTCTTTGTTAAATTAATTAGAAATGTATTGCCAAATATTAACTGGGAGGAATTATAATGCTCAAAAAAGCCTTAACTATTGCCGGGTCAGATTCTGGTGGTGGAGCAGGTATTCAGGCTGATTTGAAGACCTTTTCAGCACTTGGTGTTTATGGTTTGAGTGTTATTACTTCTATTACTGCCCAGAATACCACTGGGGTAATTGCTGTAGAGGATATCTCACCTACTATGGTGGCTAAACAAATAGATGCTGTGTTTAGTGATATTCAAATTGATGCTGTTAAGATAGGAATGGTTTCAAATAGGGAGATAATTAAGGTCATAGTAGAGGGATTAAGAAAATGGGATGTCAAGAATATAGTCCTTGACCCGGTTATGATGTCAGAGAGTGGTAGTAGACTTCTGGATGTCGAAGCTCGTTCTACATTAATTAAGGAGTTAATACCACTGGCTGATATTATAACACCAAATCTGTTTGAAGCCTCTATATTACTAGAAAGAGATGTAATTACTTTGAAAGATATGGAAAATGCTGTCAAGGAACTAACAAAAATGGGTTGTAGTTCTGTGCTGCTTAAAGGTGGTCATCTGACTGACAGGACTTTAGCTAAATTGACTACTAAGGCTATTGATGTTTATTATGATGGTCAATCATTATTAAGGTATCAGGCTGACAGGGTTAAAACTAGAAATATCCATGGGACAGGCTGTACCTATTCTTCAGCAATAGCTGCTTATCTTGCCTTTGGTTTTAAAATGGATAGATCAATAGCCAGGGCAAAAGATTATATTACAGGGGCTATCCAGAATAGTCTTAACATTGGAGACGGACCTGGCCCGACAAATCATTTTTATAATTTATGGAAGGAGAAAGGGGAATAATATGGATTGTACTAAATTGGTAAATAAGGTTATTTATGATAGGGAAAAAATCAGGGAAAAGAAACCTTTAATACATCATATAACTAATTATATAACAGCTAATGATTCTGCAAATATAACATTAAGTATTGGTGCTTCGCCTGTTATGGTTGA
This window contains:
- the thiW gene encoding energy coupling factor transporter S component ThiW, producing the protein MKVSTKKVAFVGLFVALEVVLSGTSIPVGVTKIMPLQHTFNATAGILLGPWYAVVAGFFTAVMRVSLGTGTIFAFPGSVFGGLVVGYFYKIGKKDYAAFTEPLGTALIGGTLSALLFAPVINAEGSIWFFIYLFALSSVPGGIIGYFFVKLIRNVLPNINWEEL
- the thiD gene encoding bifunctional hydroxymethylpyrimidine kinase/phosphomethylpyrimidine kinase codes for the protein MLKKALTIAGSDSGGGAGIQADLKTFSALGVYGLSVITSITAQNTTGVIAVEDISPTMVAKQIDAVFSDIQIDAVKIGMVSNREIIKVIVEGLRKWDVKNIVLDPVMMSESGSRLLDVEARSTLIKELIPLADIITPNLFEASILLERDVITLKDMENAVKELTKMGCSSVLLKGGHLTDRTLAKLTTKAIDVYYDGQSLLRYQADRVKTRNIHGTGCTYSSAIAAYLAFGFKMDRSIARAKDYITGAIQNSLNIGDGPGPTNHFYNLWKEKGE